One genomic window of Saccopteryx bilineata isolate mSacBil1 chromosome 4, mSacBil1_pri_phased_curated, whole genome shotgun sequence includes the following:
- the MED7 gene encoding mediator of RNA polymerase II transcription subunit 7 encodes MGEPQQVSALPPPPMQYIKEYTDENIQEGLAPKPPPPIKDSYMMFGNQFQCDDLIIRPLESQGIERLHPMQFDHKKELRKLNMSILINFLDLLDILIRSPGSIKREEKLEDLKLLFVHVHHLINEYRPHQARETLRVMMEVQKRQRLETAERFQKHLERVIEMIQNCLASLPDDLPHSEAGIRVKTEPMDADESNNCPGQSKQQRENSGHRKDQIIEKDAALCVLIDEMNERP; translated from the coding sequence ATGGGTGAGCCACAGCAAGTGAGTGCCCTTCCACCACCTCCAATGCAGTACATCAAAGAGTATACGGATGAAAATATTCAGGAAGGCCTAGCTCCCAAGCCTCCACCTCCAATAAAAGACAGTTATATGATGTTTGGCAACCAGTTCCAGTGTGATGATCTCATCATCCGCCCTTTAGAAAGTCAGGGCATCGAACGGCTTCATCCTATGCAGTTTGATCACAAGAAAGAACTGAGGAAACTCAATATGTCTATTCTTATTAATTTCTTAGATCTGTTAGATATCTTGATAAGGAGCCCTGGGAGTATAAAACGAGAAGAGAAGCTAGAAGATCTTAAGCTGCTTTTTGTACATGTGCATCATCTCATAAATGAATACCGACCTCACCAAGCAAGGGAGACTCTGAGGGTCATGATGGAGGTGCAGAAACGGCAACGGCTTGAAACAGCTGAAAGGTTTCAGAAGCACCTGGAAAGAGTCATTGAAATGATTCAGAATTGTTTGGCTTCTTTGCCTGATGATTTGCCCCATTCAGAAGCGGGGATAAGAGTAAAAACTGAACCAATGGATGCTGATGAAAGCAACAACTGTCCTGGACAGAGtaaacaacaaagagaaaattcaGGTCATCGGAAAGACCAGATTATAGAGAAAGACGCTGCCTTGTGTGTTCTAATTGATGAAATGAATGAAAGACCGTGA